Proteins from a single region of Oncorhynchus tshawytscha isolate Ot180627B linkage group LG03, Otsh_v2.0, whole genome shotgun sequence:
- the LOC112229193 gene encoding soluble guanylate cyclase gcy-31-like produces MYGLYLEAVNDYINESYGEDVWRLIEARAEIPHLKFVRHQMYNDNLILRLAKAAGEVLGKTHDELMYAFGVYMVKRIGNYGYERILKVLGRNVRDFINELDNLHEYFRFSFPKVQPPSFCVEEECETSLTLHYRSTRKGFTQFVKGQLSQVGRQFYNTDIEVEILSKEETEKMTYVIYKMNFDNAAFKHRMPQQKTAPGYEKLPMKRGIFFDMFPFSVIFRRDMTMYRIGDGLKEVFSDLQGKKVNEEFTLVRPMLEFSWDNIYTHLNNVFELLSKAVVESKQKVNVPKLSKEKEDEGKEESEKPKREEERSTEKSRVRPSPQSTDRRDVKSVEEMKGDQEFSSALTQYNSSANSGGEDIELLAFQTVTGKCSETIFEDMREPPKKPLHLKGQMKYVPQWDSLIFLSTPIIETVEDMIKMGVYVNDLNLHDSSRELILAGTQQSAELQLALDQEQQKYAQLQEIIKKLDEEKKRGDSLLYAMIPKAVADRLRKGITALETCQVFPDVTILFSDVVKFNEICIHITPMQVVDMLNEIYIVFDTLSEKHNVYKVETIRDAYMVVAGVPNKTTFHAHHICDMALDMLSSIDHLKDPSTGDNIQIRVGIHSGMVVAGVVGLKMPRYCLFGDTVNTASRMESNGVGMQIHISQTTKDHLEHEPYIIEERGKIFVKGKGYMKTYWLKGKKDLSFKTPAELRYSSEQKDSEDRSSNGSTCTNTKRSTSNLNIPNEEQAEGKPTPTELPAEPLPSLEGAPEDSTDPTEPQEKKVKKNTKNNNKGGAAKPEAPPQQVNVVQESAVPPAAAQETPTAPPATAAPVLNNKRNSFRQHTKLPAHLPMRSTSCCLL; encoded by the exons ATGTACGGCCTGTACTTGGAAGCGGTGAATGATTATATCAACGAGTCATACGGGGAGGATGTATGGAGGCTGATAGAGGCCCGGGCAGAGATACCGCATCTCAAGTTTGTCCGCCATCAGATGTACAA TGACAACCTGATCCTGCGGCTGGCCAAGGCAGCAGGCGAGGTCCTGGGGAAGACCCATGATGAGCTCATGTATGCCTTCGGGGTTTACATGGTGAAGAGGATCGGGAACTACGGCTACGAGAGGATTCTCAAG GTGTTGGGGCGTAATGTGCGTGACTTCATCAATGAGCTGGACAACCTGCACGAGTACTTTCGCTTCTCCTTCCCCAAGGTGCAGCCTCCCAGCTTCTGTGTGGAGGAGGAGTGTGAGACCAGCCTCACCCTGCACTACCGCAGCACCCGCAAGGGCTTCACCCAGTTTGTCAAAG GCCAGCTGTCTCAAGTGGGAAGGCAGTTCTATAACACAGACATTGAAGTTGAGATCCTGTCCAaagaggagactgaaaagatgacatatgtg ATCTACAAGATGAACTTTGACAACGCTGCCTTCAAGCACCGCATGCCCCAGCAGAAGACGGCCCCGGGGTACGAGAAGCTACCCATGAAGAGGGGCATCTTTTTCGACATGTTTCCCTTTAGCGTGATCTTCCGCCGGGACATGACCATGTACCGCATCGGGGACGGTCTAAAGGAGGTCTTCTCCGACCTGCAGGGCAAGAAGGTCAACGAAGAGTTCACCCTGGTGCGGCCCATGCTGGAGTTCAGCTGGGACAAC ATCTACACCCACCTTAACAATGTGTTTGAGCTACTGTCCAAAGCTGTGGTGGAGAGCAAGCAAAAGGTGAATGTCCCTAAACTGAGCAAGGAAAAGGAAGACGAGGgaaaagaggagagcgagaaaccgaagagagaggaagagagaagtacAGAGAAGTCAAGGGTCCGCCCGTCGCCACAGTCAACCGACAGGAGAG ATGTGAAGTCTGTGGAGGAGATGAAGGGGGACCAGGAGTTCAGCAGTGCTCTGACCCAGTACAACAGCTCAGCCAACTCAGGGGGAGAGGACATCGAGCTGCTCGCCTTCCAGACTGTCACCG GAAAGTGCAGTGAAACTATCTTTGAGGATATGAGGGAACCTCCCAAGAAACCCCTCCACCTGAAGGGTCAAATGAAGTACGTCCCCCAGTGGGACTCGCTCATCTTCCTCAGTACGCCCAT tatagagacagtggagGACATGATTAAAATGGGCGTCTATGTGAATGATCTGAACCTCCATGACTCCAGCCGAGAGCTCATCTTAGCCGGAACACAGCAGTCAGCTGAACTTCAGCTGGCTCTTGACCAG GAGCAGCAGAAGTACGCCCAGCTCCAGGAGATCATCAAGAAGCTTgacgaggagaagaagagaggagactcCCTCCTCTACGCCATGATCCCCAAAGCTGTGGCTGACCGGCTCAGGAAGGGTATCACGGCCCTGGAGACATGCCAG GTGTTCCCGGACGTGACCATCCTATTCAGCGACGTGGTGAAGTTCAACGAGATCTGCATCCACATCACGCCCATGCAGGTGGTGGACATGCTCAACGAGATCTATATCGTCTTCGACACGCTCAGCGAGAAGCACAACGTCTACAAG GTGGAGACCATCCGAGATGCCTACATGGTGGTGGCAGGCGTGCCCAATAAGACAACCTTCCATGCCCACCACATATGTGACATGGCCCTGGACATGCTGAGCTCCATCGACCACCTCAAAGACCCCTCCACTGGAGACAACATCCAGATCAGAGTCG GGATCCACTCAGGGATGGTGGTGGCTGGGGTGGTGGGGCTGAAGATGCCTCGCTACTGTCTGTTTGGAGACACTGTCAACACTGCCTCCCGCATGGAGAGCAACGGGGTG ggcATGCAGATCCACATAAGCCAGACCACCAAAGACCACTTGGAACATGAGCCCTACATAattgaggagaggggaaagatcTTTGTGAAG GGTAAAGGCTACATGAAGACATATTGGCTGAAGGGGAAGAAGGACCTGTCGTTTAAGACTCCAGCAGAGCTCCGCTACAGCAGTGAACAGAAGGACTCAGAGGACAGGAGCTCCAATGG GTCCACCTGCACCAACACCAAGCGCTCCACCTCCAACCTGAACATTCCCAACGAGGAGCAGGCAGAGGGCAAGCCCACCCCCACAGAGCTGCCTGCAGAGCCCTTACCTTCACTAGAGGGCGCCCCTGAAGACTCTACAGACCCCACCGAGCCACAGGAGAAGAAAGTCAAAAAGAACActaagaacaacaacaaaggggGCGCGGCCAAGCCCGAAGCTCCTCCGCAGCAGGTGAATGTGGTGCAGGAGAGTGCAgtgcctcctgctgctgcccagGAGACCCCCACAGCCCCCCCGGCCACCGCCGCCCCAGTGCTCAACAACAAGAGGAACAGCTTCAGGCAGCATACCAAGCTGCCCGCCCACCTTCCCATGCGCAGCACTTCCTGTTGCCTACTGTGA